The Arachis hypogaea cultivar Tifrunner chromosome 19, arahy.Tifrunner.gnm2.J5K5, whole genome shotgun sequence genome has a window encoding:
- the LOC114925933 gene encoding uncharacterized protein produces the protein MLFKFSTLEVPRAGFHSLSPVYMPNVDIMNIILMSASMRACCVLPPRVWYTPSLFADDVIAMRPFEVIRRKYMNRWMPATSRLEHVLVPVCEKTYTWYLMVVDVKHGRVYYLDVTRAPEHKERRGCNMRTILLLLAQFFMLESNMLSFSHVSADPTTWGPIKYPDGVPSYQECDDSCLWILNWIQTEGKFKVSNLPWQMDPLKLRMKTATKIVLLDCNEVKATVASKADAVWRKVIRMKD, from the exons ATGCTGTTCAAGTTCTCAACATTGGAAGTTCCTAGAGCAGGATTCCATTCGTTATCGCCGGTTTATATGCCCAATGTTGAC ATTATGAACATAATCCTCATGAGCGCCTCCATGCGAGCCTGCTGCGTTCTGCCACCTCGTGTTTGGTACACACCTTCGCTGTTTGCCGATGACGTCATAGCAATGAGGCCATTCGAGGTCATTAGGAGAAAATACATGAACAGATGGATGCCGGCAACTAGTCGTCTCGAACAC GTTTTGGTCCCGGTGTGCGAAAAAACATACACCTGGTACCTGATGGTGGTGGACGTTAAGCATGGGAGGGTCTACTACCTAGATGTGACAAGAGCTCCAGAGCACAAGGAGCGGAGGGGATGCAACATGCGAACCATT CTATTGTTGCTCGCCCAGTTTTTCATGCTGGAATCTAACATGCTGAGCTTTTCCCATGTTAGTGCTGATCCGACCACTTGGGGACCAATTAAGTATCCCGATGGAGTCCCAAGTTACCAGGAATG CGATGATTCATGTCTGTGGATTTTGAACTGGATCCAAACAGAAGGCAAATTCAAAGTTTCAAACCTTCCCTGGCAG ATGGACCCGTTGAAATTAAGGATGAAAACTGCAACAAAGATTGTCCTTTTGGATTGTAACGAGGTGAAGGCAACAGTGGCCTCCAAGGCAGATGCAGTGTGGAGGAAGGTTATTCGCATGAAGGACTGA